The Clostridium sporogenes genome contains a region encoding:
- a CDS encoding putative manganese-dependent inorganic diphosphatase: MKDLIYITGHRNPDSDSICASLGYADLKKQLGYKNIVSGRLGELNNETKFVLDYFNVEAPTLIDTVKTQVSDLDIDKVIPISKDLSLKKAWTIMEENNVKTLPVQDEEGKLIGLASLSNISSTYMGVWQKDILAKSNANIEDIIDTLNAKVYYKKQEKQKFIGNLVVAAMEAKDIKNYVKEGDIVILGNREDAQETALDCKAHLLVVTGSHKVSDKILNKAKNLGCSILVSEEDTFTTSVLITQSIPVSYIMTSSDIISFKLSDFVEDIKEVMLKTRFRSYPVVDQNNKIVGTISRYHLISPKKKKVILVDHNEMGQSVPGLEEAEIMEIIDHHRIGGVNTASPIFFRNQPVGSTSTIIANMFFENNITPSKKIAGILASAIISDTLLFKSPTSTELDKTILDKLAKIAEINPKSYSVEMFKAGTSLKGKTVEGLFHEDFKNFTIGGGKIGVSQVSTMDPSSFDPLKEDMLNLMETKIKKEGYEGLVLVLTDLLKEGSYIYVVGPKKETIASAFGKSLGKDNSLYAEGVLSRKKQVIPPITNAIENK; the protein is encoded by the coding sequence ATGAAAGACCTTATTTATATAACAGGACATAGAAATCCTGATTCTGACTCTATCTGTGCCTCTTTAGGCTATGCAGATTTAAAAAAACAATTAGGTTATAAAAACATAGTATCCGGAAGACTTGGAGAGTTAAACAACGAAACAAAATTTGTTTTAGATTATTTTAACGTTGAAGCTCCAACTCTTATAGATACAGTAAAAACTCAAGTTTCTGATTTAGATATAGATAAAGTTATTCCTATATCTAAAGATTTATCTTTAAAAAAAGCTTGGACTATAATGGAAGAAAATAATGTTAAAACCTTACCTGTACAGGATGAAGAAGGTAAATTAATTGGTCTAGCGTCCTTATCTAATATAAGCTCTACTTATATGGGAGTATGGCAAAAGGATATATTAGCTAAAAGTAATGCTAATATAGAAGATATTATAGATACTTTAAATGCTAAAGTTTATTATAAGAAACAAGAAAAACAAAAGTTCATAGGTAATTTAGTAGTAGCTGCTATGGAAGCTAAGGATATTAAAAATTATGTTAAAGAAGGAGATATAGTTATCCTTGGAAACAGAGAGGATGCTCAAGAAACTGCTTTAGATTGCAAAGCTCATCTATTAGTTGTTACAGGTTCCCATAAAGTATCAGATAAAATATTAAATAAAGCAAAAAATTTAGGATGCTCCATATTAGTATCAGAGGAAGATACCTTTACAACATCAGTGCTTATAACTCAAAGCATACCTGTTAGCTATATTATGACTTCTTCTGATATAATAAGCTTCAAACTTTCTGATTTTGTAGAAGATATTAAAGAAGTTATGTTAAAAACAAGATTTAGAAGCTATCCTGTAGTAGACCAAAACAATAAAATAGTGGGAACCATTTCAAGATATCATTTAATATCCCCTAAAAAGAAAAAGGTTATATTAGTAGACCATAATGAAATGGGTCAATCTGTACCGGGTTTAGAAGAAGCTGAAATAATGGAAATAATAGATCATCATAGAATAGGTGGAGTTAATACTGCATCCCCTATATTTTTTAGAAATCAACCTGTTGGAAGTACATCTACTATAATTGCAAATATGTTCTTTGAAAATAATATTACACCATCAAAAAAAATAGCTGGTATATTAGCCTCTGCAATTATATCTGATACATTATTATTTAAATCACCAACTTCCACCGAATTAGATAAAACAATATTAGATAAATTAGCTAAAATAGCAGAGATAAACCCTAAGAGTTATTCTGTAGAAATGTTTAAAGCAGGTACTTCTTTAAAAGGTAAAACTGTAGAAGGTTTATTCCATGAAGACTTTAAGAACTTTACTATAGGTGGAGGGAAAATAGGCGTATCTCAAGTGTCTACTATGGATCCTTCAAGCTTTGATCCATTAAAAGAAGATATGTTAAATTTAATGGAAACAAAGATAAAAAAGGAAGGCTATGAAGGTTTAGTTTTAGTATTAACTGACCTATTAAAGGAAGGTTCTTATATATATGTTGTCGGACCTAAAAAAGAAACTATAGCTTCAGCCTTTGGAAAATCATTAGGCAAAGATAATTCTTTATATGCTGAGGGAGTATTATCAAGAAAAAAACAAGTAATACCACCAATTACCAATGCAATAGAAAATAAATAA
- a CDS encoding flagellar basal-body rod protein FlgG, with amino-acid sequence MLRALWNSKSGLIAQQNKLDSISNNLANVNTVGYKREDVSFQELVQETLKRKGYPTSDRPEIQTGTGVKATNWIRDTHQQGILLNTGNKTDLAIDGQGFFRVIMPDGNYAYERSGNFVIDRNGMLVDENGNRLEIQLQQPEGRQILDRIGGFSQRNINIAEDGSVSVKDTDGMNKMVGKINIYNAVGSDAFISIGRNLYIPQEGVNVFVNNDVSVLQGFLENSNVDAGKEMTEMIITQRAFELSSRGIKTADEMWGIVNNMRK; translated from the coding sequence TTGTTAAGAGCTTTATGGAACAGTAAATCAGGATTAATAGCACAACAAAATAAATTAGATTCTATATCTAATAATTTAGCTAATGTAAATACTGTAGGATATAAAAGAGAAGATGTATCCTTTCAAGAATTAGTTCAGGAAACTTTAAAAAGAAAGGGGTATCCAACTTCAGATAGACCAGAAATTCAGACAGGAACAGGAGTTAAGGCTACTAATTGGATAAGAGATACCCATCAACAAGGAATACTTTTAAACACTGGAAATAAAACAGATTTGGCTATAGATGGACAAGGTTTCTTCAGAGTAATAATGCCAGATGGCAATTATGCCTATGAAAGATCAGGTAATTTTGTCATAGATAGAAATGGAATGTTAGTAGATGAAAATGGTAATAGGTTAGAAATACAGTTGCAACAACCAGAAGGTAGGCAAATTTTAGATAGAATAGGTGGATTTTCACAAAGAAATATAAATATAGCTGAAGATGGGTCTGTTTCTGTGAAAGATACAGATGGTATGAATAAAATGGTAGGTAAAATTAATATATATAATGCAGTAGGTTCTGATGCCTTTATATCTATAGGAAGAAATTTGTATATTCCTCAAGAAGGAGTTAATGTTTTTGTTAATAATGATGTAAGTGTGCTTCAAGGATTTTTGGAAAATTCTAATGTAGATGCAGGTAAGGAAATGACAGAAATGATAATAACTCAAAGGGCCTTTGAACTAAGCTCAAGAGGTATTAAAACAGCAGATGAGATGTGGGGGATAGTAAACAATATGAGAAAATAA
- a CDS encoding flagellar basal-body rod protein FlgG produces the protein MIRSLYTAVSGMISLEAKQDTISSNLSNASTVGYKSTNLAFKKFEDVLMENYDKKLGNKNIKNVIGGLSMGNKIDEVNNLFTQGIIQDTGKPTDFALEGRGFFTIENNGRNYYTRDGHFHVDTRGYLVNDSGYSVMGINRNTGAREAIFVGNRTIGTDTNGNISLNGVPSYSFQVSDFNDYNSLRKIGDNLFEGNNPQNINGIVRQNSLEKSNVNVTNEMVNMLTTMRSFETNQKMVQAIDETLGKTVNEVGAAR, from the coding sequence ATGATAAGAAGTTTATATACGGCGGTTTCTGGTATGATATCTTTAGAAGCAAAGCAAGATACTATAAGCTCTAATTTATCTAATGCTTCTACAGTAGGCTATAAATCAACGAATTTAGCTTTTAAAAAGTTTGAAGATGTATTAATGGAAAATTATGATAAAAAATTAGGAAATAAGAATATAAAGAATGTTATTGGTGGATTGAGTATGGGAAATAAAATAGATGAAGTAAATAACCTATTTACTCAAGGTATTATTCAAGACACAGGAAAGCCTACAGATTTTGCATTAGAGGGAAGAGGATTTTTTACTATAGAAAATAACGGAAGAAATTATTATACAAGAGATGGGCATTTCCATGTAGATACTAGGGGATATTTAGTAAATGATTCTGGATACAGTGTAATGGGGATAAATAGAAATACAGGAGCTAGGGAGGCTATATTTGTAGGAAATAGAACAATTGGTACAGATACTAATGGAAATATAAGTTTAAATGGAGTACCTTCCTATAGTTTTCAAGTATCGGATTTTAATGATTATAATTCATTAAGAAAAATAGGGGACAATTTATTTGAAGGAAATAATCCTCAAAACATAAATGGGATAGTAAGACAGAATTCATTGGAAAAATCTAATGTAAATGTAACTAATGAAATGGTAAATATGCTAACAACAATGAGAAGTTTTGAAACAAATCAAAAAATGGTACAAGCAATAGATGAAACTTTAGGAAAAACAGTTAATGAAGTTGGAGCAGCAAGATAA
- a CDS encoding helix-turn-helix domain-containing protein, whose amino-acid sequence MVAFLLIVIGSILIFINFKAIRKEKGSFSETLKGSIENIDEYKEEIGLIRKEFAETLIDIQKEMEYLKKELNVLKHTYENNIEAEYFYKKNHSTNYPKESEGNLLQPKYIDNKNDENISKEINKKNIQKDILTNDNDKNSLEDDNSIKVNEVSKLLEEGHTVEKICEILNIGKGEVILIKELYLK is encoded by the coding sequence ATGGTAGCTTTTTTATTAATTGTTATAGGATCAATACTTATATTTATAAATTTTAAAGCTATAAGAAAGGAAAAGGGTTCTTTTAGTGAAACTCTTAAAGGTAGTATTGAGAATATAGATGAATATAAGGAAGAAATAGGACTAATAAGAAAAGAATTTGCTGAAACCTTAATAGATATTCAAAAAGAAATGGAATATTTAAAGAAAGAGCTAAATGTTTTAAAGCATACATACGAAAATAATATAGAAGCAGAATATTTCTATAAGAAAAATCATAGTACAAATTACCCTAAGGAAAGTGAGGGGAATTTATTACAACCTAAATACATAGATAACAAGAATGATGAAAATATTTCCAAGGAAATAAACAAAAAGAATATTCAAAAAGATATTTTAACAAATGATAATGATAAAAATAGCCTTGAAGATGATAATAGCATAAAAGTTAATGAAGTAAGCAAGTTACTTGAAGAGGGACATACTGTAGAGAAAATATGCGAGATTCTTAATATAGGTAAGGGGGAAGTAATATTAATAAAAGAATTATATTTAAAATAG
- a CDS encoding FliA/WhiG family RNA polymerase sigma factor has product MAIADNNSYVKEEIVKKYIPLVKYIASRVIIGKTKYIEYEDLVSYGMIGLMDALNKFDESKGMKFSTYASIRIKGSMIDELRRNSPISKGAMDKLNRYNEAIERLQKKLNKEPNLIQIADELNISLKEVSEIENYINYISVISLEDLIFSSEDEVPLIGTIKDEKSPSPEKHVEENEQLDYLAKAIELLNEKDRLVVTLYYYEELTLKEIGKILSVSESRVCQLHSRAIIHLKKAMAKLKYN; this is encoded by the coding sequence ATGGCAATAGCTGATAATAATTCATATGTTAAAGAAGAAATAGTAAAAAAATATATTCCTTTGGTTAAATATATAGCCTCTAGGGTTATAATCGGTAAAACTAAATATATAGAATATGAGGACTTAGTTAGCTATGGTATGATCGGATTGATGGATGCTTTAAATAAGTTTGATGAATCTAAAGGAATGAAATTTTCTACTTATGCATCCATAAGAATAAAGGGTTCTATGATAGATGAATTAAGAAGAAATAGCCCCATATCAAAAGGGGCTATGGACAAATTAAACAGGTATAATGAAGCTATAGAAAGACTTCAAAAGAAATTAAACAAAGAGCCAAACCTAATACAAATAGCAGATGAGTTAAACATATCTTTAAAGGAAGTAAGTGAAATTGAAAATTATATAAATTATATATCAGTAATTTCTCTAGAGGATTTAATATTCTCATCAGAGGATGAGGTGCCACTTATAGGAACCATAAAGGATGAAAAAAGCCCAAGTCCAGAAAAACATGTAGAAGAAAATGAACAATTAGATTACTTAGCTAAAGCCATAGAACTTCTCAATGAAAAGGATAGATTAGTAGTAACCTTATATTATTATGAAGAGCTTACTTTAAAAGAAATAGGGAAAATATTAAGTGTATCTGAATCTAGAGTGTGCCAACTTCATAGTAGAGCTATAATCCATCTAAAGAAGGCTATGGCTAAATTAAAATATAACTAA
- a CDS encoding flagellar brake protein: protein MNNNNEFKINNRMEIEWDDGYYKSIIQDINEDTIYINLPVNEGKYLPLNYNDKVTVFYFDGEKIFKFRTIVTGRKVDKILLIALKKPEKMNRIQRRNFVRISLILKTYAALIDTKRDLKEICYANKCNTEFDFFDADIVDISGGGLKIYAKKDIEFGEEIIVNIPFDKENIAVKGKIIRKQKEKEKYIYGVKFSDIDVLTREKIIKFIFSKMRKQVHRL from the coding sequence TTGAATAATAATAATGAATTTAAGATTAATAATAGGATGGAAATAGAATGGGATGATGGTTATTATAAGAGTATTATACAGGATATAAATGAAGATACTATTTATATAAACCTACCTGTTAATGAAGGTAAATATTTGCCACTAAACTATAATGATAAAGTAACTGTTTTTTATTTTGATGGGGAAAAGATATTTAAGTTTAGAACTATAGTAACAGGAAGAAAAGTAGATAAAATATTGCTTATAGCCTTAAAGAAGCCAGAGAAAATGAATAGAATTCAAAGAAGAAATTTTGTAAGAATAAGTTTAATTTTAAAAACCTATGCAGCACTAATAGATACTAAAAGAGATTTAAAAGAAATTTGTTATGCTAACAAATGCAATACTGAATTCGATTTTTTTGATGCTGATATTGTGGATATAAGTGGTGGCGGATTAAAAATTTACGCTAAAAAAGATATAGAGTTTGGAGAAGAAATTATAGTAAATATTCCCTTTGACAAGGAGAATATAGCTGTAAAGGGTAAAATAATTAGGAAGCAAAAGGAAAAAGAGAAATATATTTATGGAGTTAAATTTTCAGATATAGATGTATTAACTAGAGAAAAAATAATAAAATTTATTTTTTCTAAAATGAGAAAACAAGTGCATAGGCTATAG
- a CDS encoding MinD/ParA family protein, translated as MLDQAEKLRQLVNNKDRSVNSPKIITVTSGKGGVGKSNFVVNLAITLQKMGKKVLILDADIGMGNDDVLMGVMPRYSIYDIIFNNKIIEEVLIKGPFGVKLLPAGTAITNLEGITESQIERFIKNLSTLEELDYIIMDTGAGVNRSVLGFIACSEELIILTTPEPTAITDAYSLLKAVSHFNIKQKAKLVVNKTIDQEDGKTTYNKFKNAVNRFLRIDLEYLGSIQEDRKAIQAVRRQIPFVIAYPNCDASRDIVNIAKNILGNFKSYNDNVSIEGFFKKLFSIFS; from the coding sequence ATGCTAGACCAGGCAGAAAAACTTAGGCAATTAGTAAATAATAAGGACAGAAGCGTAAATTCTCCTAAAATAATTACAGTAACATCTGGTAAAGGAGGAGTTGGTAAAAGTAATTTTGTAGTTAATTTGGCCATAACTCTTCAGAAAATGGGAAAAAAAGTATTAATATTAGATGCAGATATAGGTATGGGAAATGATGATGTATTAATGGGAGTTATGCCTAGATATAGTATATATGATATTATATTTAACAATAAAATTATAGAAGAGGTTTTAATAAAGGGACCCTTCGGTGTTAAATTACTTCCCGCCGGTACTGCTATAACAAATTTAGAAGGTATAACTGAAAGTCAAATAGAAAGATTTATTAAAAATTTATCCACTTTAGAAGAATTAGATTATATAATAATGGATACGGGTGCAGGAGTAAATAGGAGTGTATTAGGATTTATTGCCTGTTCAGAGGAGCTTATAATTCTAACCACGCCGGAACCTACAGCTATAACAGATGCCTATAGTTTATTAAAGGCAGTATCCCATTTTAATATAAAACAAAAGGCAAAATTAGTTGTAAATAAAACTATAGATCAAGAAGATGGAAAAACTACCTATAATAAATTTAAAAATGCTGTAAATAGATTTTTACGTATAGATTTAGAGTATTTAGGATCTATACAAGAAGATAGGAAAGCAATACAGGCAGTTAGAAGACAAATACCTTTTGTGATTGCATATCCAAATTGTGATGCATCTAGGGATATAGTTAATATTGCTAAAAATATATTAGGTAATTTTAAAAGTTATAATGATAATGTGAGTATAGAAGGGTTTTTTAAAAAATTATTCAGTATATTTTCTTAG
- the flhF gene encoding flagellar biosynthesis protein FlhF — protein MKIKKYVVNDMNEAMTRIRYELGADAIIISQRKVRKGGFLGLFSKKSLEVTAAIDNYSKEKKHNYNTEDKINKGNNNKGNNIEVIKRMIEERNNNNNIKYDNNIDHDTNILDSYREILESKSESFENKRSKGEEFTKTKDLMDEIRDLKKIVKDMGKNQKTYEEENSSLLNFFKNLDLEEEFIETIIKKVGNLEENLEEREKIKRVIENTIDIRSNSVGKVTVLVGPTGVGKTTTIAKLAGKLSLIDKKKVGLITIDTYRIGAVEQLKTYADIMNIPFKVVFSIKDMEKAIIDLDYCDVILVDTTGRSSKNMMQISELRAFIEKIKEKSVHLVMSASTKNKDIETIIKGYTILEYENIIITKLDETSTYGSILTILDKGKKPISFITTGQDVPDDIKEGNKEEIAKIVLGENKLC, from the coding sequence ATGAAAATAAAAAAATATGTAGTTAATGATATGAATGAAGCTATGACTAGAATTCGTTATGAACTTGGGGCAGATGCTATAATAATAAGTCAAAGAAAAGTAAGAAAGGGAGGCTTTTTAGGCCTCTTTTCTAAAAAATCCTTAGAAGTTACTGCAGCTATAGATAATTATTCAAAGGAAAAAAAACACAATTATAATACTGAAGATAAAATTAATAAGGGAAATAATAATAAGGGAAATAATATAGAAGTTATCAAAAGGATGATAGAAGAAAGAAATAATAATAATAATATTAAATATGATAACAATATAGATCATGATACTAATATATTAGATAGCTATAGGGAAATTTTAGAATCTAAAAGTGAAAGCTTTGAAAATAAGCGTTCTAAAGGGGAAGAATTCACGAAAACAAAAGATTTAATGGATGAAATAAGGGATTTAAAGAAAATAGTTAAGGATATGGGAAAAAATCAAAAAACTTATGAAGAGGAAAATTCCTCATTATTGAATTTTTTTAAGAATTTGGATTTGGAAGAAGAATTCATTGAAACAATAATAAAAAAAGTAGGCAATTTAGAGGAGAATTTAGAGGAAAGAGAGAAAATAAAAAGAGTAATAGAAAATACTATAGATATCAGATCAAATTCTGTAGGTAAGGTTACTGTTTTGGTAGGGCCTACTGGTGTAGGGAAAACTACAACAATTGCAAAACTAGCAGGTAAGCTTTCTTTAATAGATAAAAAGAAAGTAGGTCTCATAACTATAGATACTTATAGAATAGGTGCAGTAGAACAATTAAAAACTTATGCAGATATTATGAATATTCCATTTAAAGTAGTGTTTTCTATAAAGGATATGGAAAAAGCTATTATAGATTTAGACTATTGTGATGTTATATTAGTAGATACTACAGGTAGAAGTAGTAAAAATATGATGCAAATATCAGAATTAAGGGCTTTTATAGAAAAAATAAAAGAAAAATCAGTACATTTAGTAATGAGTGCTTCCACTAAAAATAAGGACATAGAAACTATAATAAAAGGGTATACTATTTTAGAGTATGAAAATATAATAATAACAAAGCTAGATGAAACTAGTACTTATGGTTCAATCTTAACTATATTAGATAAAGGTAAAAAACCTATTAGTTTTATAACTACAGGTCAAGATGTACCAGATGATATAAAGGAAGGAAATAAAGAAGAAATAGCAAAGATTGTATTAGGAGAGAATAAATTATGCTAG
- the flhA gene encoding flagellar biosynthesis protein FlhA: MEGTNRRFKIKNNIDIIAAFGVIGIVLMIIIPLPSSILDVLLALNITFSVVIILITMFTTEVLQFSSFPTLLLITTLFRLGLNISSTRLILRDAYAGKIIETFGSLVTGGNYVIGIIIFLIIVIIQFVVITSGASRVSEVSARFTLDAMPGKQMSIDADLNAGLIDEQGAKEKRQNLQKEADFYGSMDGASKFVKGDAVAGLIITFINIIAGIIIGVVMLKMDIGTAAQTYIRLTIGDGLVGQIPALLISTASGILVTRSGSDENLGTVLAKQLTGFPKVLAIASVVLLFLAMIPGLPHLAFLILAIANAVAAYLLFKEAKEQVIMQEEAQQMEITEIESKEPENVMNLVSVEPMEVEIGYGLIPLADESSGGDLLQRITSVRRQCAIEMGVVVQPIRIRDNLQLKTNEYIIKIRGTTITKGELMPNMLLCMDPTGEVEIPGIKGMEPAFGLPAVWINKDQREEAELKGLTVVDPTTVMVTHLTEIIKNHSYELLGRQEVKLILDSMKEKYSAVTEELIPDLMTIGEIQKVLQNLLKERVSIKDMVTILESLADNSRNTKDIEVLTEYVRFSLARSICNPLIDENAALTVITLDPSIEQTINNNIQKSMQGSFPALDPDTTSSILNGLKQKLDEVYFYNNQAVVLVSPNIRPAFRRLIEMVFPAVNVLSLNEVPNDVEIRTEGVVTLQ, translated from the coding sequence GTGGAAGGTACTAATAGAAGATTTAAAATAAAAAATAATATAGATATTATTGCAGCTTTTGGAGTTATAGGAATTGTATTAATGATAATAATACCACTTCCTTCTTCGATTTTAGATGTACTTTTAGCTCTTAATATAACTTTTTCTGTGGTTATAATTTTGATTACTATGTTTACCACAGAAGTTCTTCAGTTTTCATCTTTTCCAACACTACTATTAATAACTACTCTTTTTAGATTAGGACTTAACATTTCCTCTACTAGACTTATACTAAGGGATGCCTATGCTGGAAAAATAATAGAAACCTTTGGAAGTCTTGTTACAGGAGGAAATTATGTTATAGGTATAATAATATTCCTTATTATAGTTATAATACAATTTGTAGTTATAACCAGTGGTGCGTCAAGAGTATCAGAGGTTTCTGCTAGATTTACTTTAGATGCTATGCCAGGAAAACAAATGAGTATAGATGCAGATTTAAATGCAGGACTTATAGATGAACAAGGAGCAAAAGAAAAAAGGCAAAACCTTCAAAAAGAAGCGGATTTTTATGGATCCATGGATGGTGCTTCTAAATTTGTAAAGGGAGATGCGGTAGCAGGACTTATAATAACTTTTATAAATATAATTGCAGGTATAATAATAGGAGTTGTTATGCTGAAAATGGATATAGGAACAGCAGCTCAAACTTACATAAGACTCACTATAGGGGATGGACTTGTAGGACAAATACCTGCCCTTTTAATATCTACAGCATCAGGTATATTGGTTACAAGATCTGGAAGTGATGAAAATTTGGGAACGGTTCTTGCTAAACAATTAACAGGATTTCCAAAGGTTTTAGCCATAGCATCTGTAGTCCTTTTATTCTTAGCTATGATTCCAGGACTTCCTCATTTAGCTTTTTTGATATTAGCTATAGCTAACGCAGTGGCTGCATATCTTTTATTTAAAGAAGCAAAAGAACAGGTTATCATGCAGGAAGAAGCTCAGCAAATGGAAATTACAGAAATAGAAAGTAAAGAACCAGAAAATGTTATGAATCTAGTATCCGTAGAACCTATGGAAGTAGAAATAGGATATGGGCTTATACCTTTAGCAGATGAATCTTCTGGAGGGGATCTTCTTCAAAGAATAACTTCTGTAAGAAGACAATGTGCTATTGAGATGGGAGTAGTAGTTCAACCTATAAGAATAAGAGATAACTTGCAGCTTAAAACTAATGAATATATAATAAAAATTAGAGGAACAACTATAACAAAGGGAGAACTTATGCCTAATATGCTTCTTTGTATGGATCCTACAGGAGAAGTAGAAATACCAGGAATAAAGGGTATGGAACCAGCCTTTGGACTTCCAGCTGTATGGATTAATAAAGACCAAAGAGAAGAGGCAGAGCTTAAAGGCTTAACAGTGGTAGATCCTACTACAGTTATGGTTACTCATTTAACTGAAATAATAAAGAATCATTCCTATGAACTTTTAGGAAGACAGGAAGTAAAATTAATATTAGATTCTATGAAGGAAAAATATAGTGCGGTTACAGAGGAACTTATACCAGATCTTATGACTATAGGAGAAATTCAAAAGGTTCTTCAAAATCTATTAAAAGAAAGAGTATCCATAAAGGATATGGTTACTATATTAGAATCTTTGGCGGATAATTCTAGAAATACAAAAGATATAGAAGTTTTAACAGAGTATGTGAGATTTTCTTTAGCTAGAAGTATATGCAACCCACTAATAGATGAAAATGCAGCTTTAACCGTAATAACTTTAGATCCAAGTATTGAGCAAACTATAAACAATAATATACAAAAGTCTATGCAGGGTTCTTTTCCTGCTTTAGATCCAGATACTACTAGCAGTATACTAAATGGGTTAAAGCAAAAATTAGACGAAGTATATTTTTATAATAATCAAGCAGTAGTTTTGGTGTCACCAAATATAAGACCAGCTTTTAGACGGCTTATAGAGATGGTATTTCCAGCAGTGAACGTACTTTCTTTAAATGAAGTACCTAACGATGTGGAAATAAGAACTGAAGGAGTGGTTACACTACAATGA